CCCTGGCCGCCGCCTGCGGCACGGCAGCGGGGCTGGCGGCGGTGTACCTCAAGCGCCGGCCTCCCGAGGCCCGGCACGCGGCCAACGTGGCGCGCGAGTGGCTCTCTCCGCCGGAGCCGGTGTGGGGGGAGGCGCGCGGCGAGATCACGGCGCTGGAAAGCGCCGTACCCTTCCTGATCCGCCCCGGCGCGGACCTCAGCATCGGCCTGTTCGCGGACGCCCGCCCGGCTCGGGGTTGGGTGCGGGCCCACGCTCCGGCGCGGGTCCTCAACACCTTTGCCTACAGCTGCGGCTTCGGGCTCAGCGCGGCGCTGGGCGGCGCAGACACGGTCAAGAACGTGGACCTGTCACGCAAGGTGCTCGCCTGGGGACAGGAAAACTACGCCCTCAGCGGTCTGGATGCCCCGGACGCCGATTTTCTGTACGGCGACGTGTTCGGATGGCTGCGCCGCTTGCACCGGCGCGGCGACGTGTTCGATCTGGTGATTCTGGACCCCCCCTCCTTTGCCCGCAGCAAGGC
Above is a window of Deinococcus aerophilus DNA encoding:
- a CDS encoding class I SAM-dependent methyltransferase, whose product is MIPDLAALLARRAHLPGQGTTFYRGVHTTESGGQFALDLAGDAGVLSLYTDLTVQDEVALAAACGTAAGLAAVYLKRRPPEARHAANVAREWLSPPEPVWGEARGEITALESAVPFLIRPGADLSIGLFADARPARGWVRAHAPARVLNTFAYSCGFGLSAALGGADTVKNVDLSRKVLAWGQENYALSGLDAPDADFLYGDVFGWLRRLHRRGDVFDLVILDPPSFARSKAGVWRAEHDYARLAALAAEVTAPGGTLLTLLNHAGVSPTTFDRMVEAGLAEAGRRGRAARRLGVGEDYPGAAHLKVVAWELSG